AATCGGATGGATCTATTCAGCGTGATTCACCTGTGCGACAACGGTCATGGGGTGCAACAGAGACTCGATCTCGAGTTGTCCCTTTAACGAATCCCAGCCCTGATTCTCCAACAAGAATGCCCAGTTACTCCAGCGACCCATCACTTCCAATGATCCCGTCCGAAGAACAACAAGATTCCTTGCTTTTAAACGAATGCAGTCGAGGTCTAGTTCGGATGCAACGAGAGGCGCTAGAAAAAGCCAATAATGGACCTTCGCATCTACCGCAGCAACGAAGAAGCCTTCCGGATGAATCAGTTTCCAGTACCTTGCTTTTCAGCCGGAGCGTCTCGGATACAGCATCGACTGAGGGAATTAGCGTTATGCGGCTGCGTAAAGCTCTGGAAGCCAAAGCCACATGCCCACTTACCGGATCCTTTGCTCCTCCTCAAGCAGTCCTGGCTGCACTGGCTGCGGCAGCTTCATCGCAAAGCACCCAAACAAGTCCCACGCGGCAAAGGCTACCTGTCGAAAGGGAAAGACTACGCAAACGTAGTCTCAGCCTTGAACGGATGACCTATCCTTCTGGTAACTGCGTTACCATATTTGATTGATATCAATTGTTGACTCGTTTGCCTTGTTTTCTGCAGCCCAAGGTCCTCAGGATGCAAACAGTGCAGCCCAAGAAGTCCCCGAAGAGGTGGATTTGAATGTCAAACTTCTTGTTGGTCGCTTTGAAACACCTCACCGGCCAGTTAAGAAGATGGACCGACCTCGTGGATGGTCCGAAAGTAGCTTGCACACTTCAAGTCTTCCCCGACCTAATAATAGCGTTCCGCAGCGCCGTTCGTTAGCTGCAAAACCTCCAGTCCCGAACGATCCTCTCATCCCAATGGCTCAATCACCACGCCCGGCCGTCAAAGAGCGGAAACTATACGGCAAGACGCATCCGCTTGATCGTCTGACAGCTGGCGCACGCCAACAGAAGCTCGCACAACCCGTTTTTGGTACCATGTGACCGTGCCCGGTCTGCGCCATTCTATCTTTTCTTCCCTTCATTCGTGCCCCTTCCCgtccccccaccccccttaattttttaaattttaaccttattatttaaaaatttacgtaaaacaaacaaaaaagaattcgtTTCAAAACAGCTGGCAAGTCCAGGTGATGTGATATGATCCCtctatctttttttcccttttcttgctAGTCAACTCTGCCTCCTTTCTATCCTGTATTAACTCGCTCCTTTTTCGCTCTTCAGTTATTTTTTTGCCCAATATCACCGAgattaatttgctattttccACCTATCGCCCTGTCGTCGTAAATGTTGTGTACGCATTATTATATATACTGAAGGGTACGTCTGTTGtaaaataacgaataaatCATACAATACAtttcaacgttttttttttaaatcaaggTATTGTATttcttcttgtattttaaatttttatttcgacAAAGACGTTATTCAGGTGTGTGCCGAACGAGAAGCAAGGACTACCACCACCCCAGCAAAGGATTTTCGTCCCGTCTTTCTCCTCTTCACCTAGTTGGGCATTAAAGCTGGCAAGAATAACCGGTTGCTTGATATCCTGAATctatgaagataaaaagtTTTGATGGACCAACCAATTCCAGGTAAAACGTGCCAATTCTTACCGGTAGTGTATATTCGACACACGTCCATTTTAATAGATCGATAACGCAGACGCCAGGTGAGTTCGTGTGGCAGGTGGAAATTCCACCAACGAGAATCAGTCGATTATCAGCCGTAATAAGGGCCTGATGAGAGTAACGGGGTATCGGTGGCGGCCCATGCCATTCAggttctatccatttctgttgACTACTAGAACTGTAACCCGTATTTGAAACAAGCAGTTGCGGCTGGGAAGTCATTTCCGACTTATCTAAACCGCCTGAAATCACAATCAAGTTTTGCCAATAGGATGCGGTGGCAGAATGGCGGCCTGATGGTAACGACACAAAAGGTTCCCAATTGACGGATGGTGTTTCGCTTTTTGAAACCGGAAGGACCCGCATCACCCAACAATCAGTTAAGGGATTGTTTTGTCGCCCGCAACCGCCGCCAACGAAGATGCCGCACGGAGGAATGATGGATGAGGCATGACGCCATCGAGGCTCAGGCCATCCGTTTTCGGGCTGTCCTTCCAGCCATTCTGTTTCATTATTCTTTATGTCGATAAAGCCTACATCTCCCAACGCCATTGCAGGGTGTGTCCGGCCACCATAGATGACAAGCCTGGAGATGGGCTCGATTAAATGAAGCGAGTGATACATTCTTGCTagtcgtttgtttttcaattgcaaTTCGGTCGTTCCATCCCGATGAACACGGATCAAATCATCTAGCCTTCCATGCCCTTGTGGCCGAGCACCAAATCCGCCCACTATCCACATACTTCCATTGACCAAACTAGGGCATCCGGCTTGGCCATAGCGCTGGATCGATGACTCTTTGAGTTGCCAACTTATTGGGTTGGTAGTTACAAAAAGGTTATCTTTGATTTCTTGCTCTTTGGGTGGTAGGGGTGTTGTACAAATTCCTAGACAACTACAACTTATTAACGTTTCATTCTTCGTGAAATTGTCCAGGAAAACAAACCTTTTGCTGCAGTCAAAATAACGTAATGAGAACACTTCTCATTGAAACCTTCATACTCGTCAAAAGTTTCGAGTTTCCGCATACGATTCAACTCATCGAGAGGGACAAGCTGACGTACGAATTCGTTAATATCGTAAATTTCACAGGAAGACCAACCCTGTTTGAAGAAAATTCCAGTAACGCAATTTGCTAGTCACAGTTTAAGCTGTACAGATAATTACCCTACGAAGATAGCGATTTCTTTGGCATTCCTGATTAGGATAAATGGGTAAGCTAAGCAAAGGTATGCTTA
This genomic stretch from Daphnia magna isolate NIES linkage group LG10, ASM2063170v1.1, whole genome shotgun sequence harbors:
- the LOC116932809 gene encoding tRNA wybutosine-synthesizing protein 4 isoform X2; the encoded protein is MSSSDVQIISFGAGFDTSFFMLRQQGYTQCQYVEIDFPDVVAKKWQLIKNHPYCAELAAEKNAYQLVAADLRNLPSLTKLLFEELSLNPLLPSLLISECAITYMDETSSSKLIEWCAGTFSNAVFAVYEQIRPSDGFGRVMQQHFIQLSIPLLSLPIYPNQECQRNRYLRRGWSSCEIYDINEFVRQLVPLDELNRMRKLETFDEYEGFNEKCSHYVILTAAKGICTTPLPPKEQEIKDNLFVTTNPISWQLKESSIQRYGQAGCPSLVNGSMWIVGGFGARPQGHGRLDDLIRVHRDGTTELQLKNKRLARMYHSLHLIEPISRLVIYGGRTHPAMALGDVGFIDIKNNETEWLEGQPENGWPEPRWRHASSIIPPCGIFVGGGCGRQNNPLTDCWVMRVLPVSKSETPSVNWEPFVSLPSGRHSATASYWQNLIVISGGLDKSEMTSQPQLLVSNTGYSSSSQQKWIEPEWHGPPPIPRYSHQALITADNRLILVGGISTCHTNSPGVCVIDLLKWTCVEYTLPIQDIKQPVILASFNAQLGEEEKDGTKILCWGGGSPCFSFGTHLNNVFVEIKI
- the LOC116932809 gene encoding tRNA wybutosine-synthesizing protein 4 isoform X1, with translation MSSSDVQVQGSNDWSIASKLSTVTAGYYKDSFISCFAQKPAKRSSLIHRGYYVRAKAMHYIFEKFLSQYAKSQIISFGAGFDTSFFMLRQQGYTQCQYVEIDFPDVVAKKWQLIKNHPYCAELAAEKNAYQLVAADLRNLPSLTKLLFEELSLNPLLPSLLISECAITYMDETSSSKLIEWCAGTFSNAVFAVYEQIRPSDGFGRVMQQHFIQLSIPLLSLPIYPNQECQRNRYLRRGWSSCEIYDINEFVRQLVPLDELNRMRKLETFDEYEGFNEKCSHYVILTAAKGICTTPLPPKEQEIKDNLFVTTNPISWQLKESSIQRYGQAGCPSLVNGSMWIVGGFGARPQGHGRLDDLIRVHRDGTTELQLKNKRLARMYHSLHLIEPISRLVIYGGRTHPAMALGDVGFIDIKNNETEWLEGQPENGWPEPRWRHASSIIPPCGIFVGGGCGRQNNPLTDCWVMRVLPVSKSETPSVNWEPFVSLPSGRHSATASYWQNLIVISGGLDKSEMTSQPQLLVSNTGYSSSSQQKWIEPEWHGPPPIPRYSHQALITADNRLILVGGISTCHTNSPGVCVIDLLKWTCVEYTLPIQDIKQPVILASFNAQLGEEEKDGTKILCWGGGSPCFSFGTHLNNVFVEIKI